In Paroedura picta isolate Pp20150507F chromosome 12, Ppicta_v3.0, whole genome shotgun sequence, one DNA window encodes the following:
- the TRUB2 gene encoding pseudouridylate synthase TRUB2, mitochondrial isoform X2 encodes MRAARAGLHGLFAVYKPPGASWKAARDVVEAKLLRELNSLKRPAPQQQIRFLPGTAEGKDGKELVLTVTQLPVFADHPLVAGPVFTHLKIGTGHLLDTKSSGVFVLGVGRGNKLFDYLYNAHLSRTYTVRGLFGKSTDDFSDTGKIIEKTTFDHITGEKLERILAVIQGSNHKALLQPPPPPCFLPLHHFCLPKQSEDPDSSQPLSFSKSPACPRTWTVARSMGSDYQQPGWRVALISLSLIALLLWCVLREETEIDQHLYAALGEKPQGSGPQAPPSKQEEP; translated from the exons ATGCGGGCGGCCAGGGCCGGGCTGCACGGGCTCTTCGCCGTCTACAAGCCGCCCGGGGCGTCGTGGAAGGCCGCGCGCGACGTGGTGGAGGCCAAACTCCTGCGCG AGCTGAACTCTTTAAAGCGACCGGCGCCGCAACAACAGATACGCTTCCTGCCGGGCACTGCTGAAGGGAAAGATGGGAAAGAACTGGTGCTGACGGTGACACAACTTCCTGTGTTCGCTGACCACCCACTGG TTGCTGGACCAGTATTCACCCACTTGAAAATTGGAACAGGGCACCTGCTGGATACAAAATCGTCTGGGGTGTTTG TGCTTGGTGTGGGTCGTGGAAACAAGCTGTTTGACTATTTGTACAATGCCCATCTCAGCCGG ACCTACACGGTTCGCGGCCTGTTTGGCAAATCTACTGATGACTTCTCGGATACAGGCAAAATAATAGAGAAGACAACGTTTG ATCACATCACCGGGGAGAAGCTGGAACGAATTCTTGCTGTCATCCAAGGATCCAATCACAAAGCTCTCTTGCA gccgcctccacccccctgcttcctcccactgcaccatttttgcctgcccaaACAGTCAGAGGACCCAGATAGCTCCCAGCCGCTCAGCTTCTCCAAGAGCCCTGCCTGCCCCCGGACGTGGACTGTGGCACGGTCTATGGGCAGCGACTACCAGCAGCCGGGGTGGCGGGTGGCGCTGATCAGCCTATCACTGATAGCGTTGTTATTGTGGTGCGTGCTGCGCGAGGAGACGGAAATTGACCAGCATCTATACGCTGCGCTGGGGGAGAAGCCCCAGGGATCGGGACCTCAGGCACCCCCTTCCAAACAAGAGGAGCCTTGA